The DNA window TCCCATGGCGTTTCGTCATGCTTTCGGAGGGCCGTCGAGGTTAAACCCATGAAATCAAAGGTTCAACGCAAACTGACCGATTTACTCCAGACGGGCCATAACAAAAATACATAAGCTAAATTCCGCAAGTTATGCCCCACTCTCTCGTGCCTGGCGCGGAGACAAGGCGATCCCGGACTTCCACCAGACGCAAGTCCAGATGGCTGAGATAGCGGGCGGCCCCATACCCCGCCCGACAGGCGATGACCTCGCTCCCGCCCCGGACCGCAGGCATGAAAACACTGGCCCGGGCTGAATCGATCTGCAGCACAGGTACTGATAAAGCCGGCATAACCAGACCTGGATAGCCCAAGGGGCGCCACGGTTCCGTCATGACGCAAAAAAGCCGCCTCCCGAAGGAGGCGGCTTATGGCATGCACTGCAACCGGTTCAGCCCGAAACGGGCGAAGCCATGGTTATCCCCGCAACAGCGCCGGGACAGCGTGATCAGCGATCACCTCGACCATGGCCTTGGCCACGCCCAGGTTGCCGGCGACCAGGTTGCCGCTGACCGGCAAGCCATCGCGACCAGCAAAATCGCAGTACTTGCCGCCGGCTTCACGCACCATCAGGGCGCCGGCAGCGAAGTCCCACACATTCAGACCGTTCTCGAAGAAACCGTCATGACGACCGCTGGCGACATAGGCCAAATCCAGCGCGGCCGAACCGCTGCGGCGGATGTCCTCGGCCTGGTTGAGCAGAGCGCGGGTGATCGCGATCTGGCTGTCGATGGTTTCGCGCTGACGATAGGGATACCCCGTGGAGATCAAGGCGCCATCCAGCGACTCGCGCTTGCTGACCCGGATCCGGCGATCATTCAGATAGGCGCCATCGCCCTTGCTTGCGGTGAACAGCTCATCGCGCAGCGGGTCATAGATCACGCCGTAGACCGGCTCGCCGTGATCCAGCATCGCGATCGAGACGCAGAAATGCGGAATACCGCGCAGGTAGTTGTGAGTACCGTCCAGCGGGTCGATGACCCAGGTCAGCGGCCCCTTGTTGCCCTGGGCGCCGCTTTCCTCGGCGAGGAAACCGTGACTGGGATAGGCGCGACGCAGCTCCTTGATGATCTCGGCCTCGGCCAGACGATCCACCTCGGAGGCGAAGTCCAACCGCTGCTTTTCGACCACGGTCAGACCTTCGACGCGGTTCATGTAACGAAGGATGATTTTTCCTGCGGCGCGAGCGGCGCTGGAGGCAACGTTGACGGCGGGTCTTGGCATGATCTGGACTTTAGTATGCGTTGATAGCAAACCTCCAGTTTACCAGACCCGGGACATTCCTTCAGCTTCCGGGCGTACGCGAAGACGCCGGGCGCGGTAGCATGCAGGTTTTCATGCCGGAACGACCTGATTCAATGTCTGATCTAGAAACCCTGCGGGCAAGATTGCGCTTCGTACTGGTGCGCACCTCCCATCCCGGCAATATCGGCGGTGCCGCGCGCGCGATCCGGACCATGGGCTTTACCCGCCTGCATCTGGTCGATCCGGCCCGCTTTCCCGACCCGGAAGCCTATGCTCTGGCCGCCAGTGCCGACGCGGTACTGGACCAGGCCGTGGTCAGTCCTCAATTGACCGATGCCCTGACCGGCTCG is part of the Frateuria aurantia DSM 6220 genome and encodes:
- a CDS encoding inositol monophosphatase family protein, with product MPRPAVNVASSAARAAGKIILRYMNRVEGLTVVEKQRLDFASEVDRLAEAEIIKELRRAYPSHGFLAEESGAQGNKGPLTWVIDPLDGTHNYLRGIPHFCVSIAMLDHGEPVYGVIYDPLRDELFTASKGDGAYLNDRRIRVSKRESLDGALISTGYPYRQRETIDSQIAITRALLNQAEDIRRSGSAALDLAYVASGRHDGFFENGLNVWDFAAGALMVREAGGKYCDFAGRDGLPVSGNLVAGNLGVAKAMVEVIADHAVPALLRG